The Phyllostomus discolor isolate MPI-MPIP mPhyDis1 chromosome 4, mPhyDis1.pri.v3, whole genome shotgun sequence genome window below encodes:
- the C4H2orf88 gene encoding small membrane A-kinase anchor protein has protein sequence MGCMKSKQIFAFPTTTESDKRHTSAESFMSDERFQPRMPSQTTSKEVKEPTESEVVVFEFAHRLSQEILSDALQQWADSNTKYCDIPFIENEGP, from the coding sequence ATGGGCTGCATGAAATCAAAGCAAATTTTCGCATTTCCTACCACAACTGAGAGTGACAAGCGGCACACAAGTGCAGAGAGCTTTATGTCAGATGAGAGATTTCAACCTAGGATGCCTTCTCAAACTACCAGTAAGGAAGTGAAGGAACCTACAGAATCTGAGGTCGTGGTCTTCGAATTTGCACATCGCCTATCCCAGGAAATCTTGAGTGATGCCTTGCAGCAGTGGGCAGACAGTAACACCAAGTACTGTGACATCCCATTCATTGAGAATGAGGGGCCTTGA